One region of Roseovarius faecimaris genomic DNA includes:
- a CDS encoding saccharopine dehydrogenase family protein, whose amino-acid sequence MTIHWCGTGLSAIPGLRRLIEAGHEVCVWNRTEAKARDAVGDLTDRIRVFDFDTLAAETQAGDVIVSMLPGDWHVPLAEMCINKGAHFVSSSYIAPEMRELHGKALLKGVSVVNEIGLDPGIDHLMAHHLMADYRASSAFDAENDLSFISYCGGIPKHPNPFRYKFSWSPLGVLKALRSPSRSIKAFTELNVARPWDAISSYIAPLASPESFEVYPNRDSIPFMDDYGFEPGWRVKEFVRGTLRLNGWAEAWKDVFAEVETLEGEAGDARLREMSNQFWTENAYDEGEPDRVVLCVALKAEKNGVPVYHKTFVMDAWGDARGTAMARLVSIPVAMAVEAVLAREIPAGVSPAPRDPKLVARFLGEVEKLAQHLQVVDHG is encoded by the coding sequence ATGACAATCCATTGGTGCGGCACGGGCCTTTCGGCCATTCCTGGCCTCAGGCGACTTATCGAAGCGGGCCATGAGGTGTGCGTCTGGAACCGGACCGAGGCGAAGGCGCGCGATGCGGTGGGCGACCTGACCGACCGGATCAGGGTGTTCGACTTCGACACGCTGGCCGCGGAAACGCAAGCCGGTGACGTCATCGTGTCAATGCTGCCCGGCGACTGGCATGTGCCGCTGGCCGAGATGTGCATCAACAAAGGGGCGCATTTCGTCTCGTCCTCCTATATCGCACCCGAGATGCGCGAGCTCCATGGCAAGGCGCTTCTGAAAGGTGTGTCGGTTGTCAATGAGATCGGTCTCGACCCGGGGATCGACCATTTGATGGCGCATCACCTGATGGCCGATTACCGTGCCTCTTCTGCCTTCGATGCCGAGAACGATCTGTCGTTTATCTCTTACTGCGGCGGCATCCCCAAGCACCCCAACCCGTTTCGCTACAAGTTCAGCTGGTCACCTTTGGGCGTCTTGAAGGCGCTGCGCTCGCCGTCACGGTCGATCAAGGCGTTCACCGAACTCAACGTGGCCCGCCCCTGGGATGCGATCTCGTCCTATATCGCGCCGCTGGCGAGCCCAGAAAGCTTTGAAGTCTACCCGAACCGCGATTCCATACCGTTCATGGATGATTACGGCTTTGAACCGGGCTGGCGGGTGAAGGAATTCGTGCGCGGCACGCTTCGGCTTAACGGCTGGGCCGAAGCCTGGAAGGACGTGTTTGCCGAGGTGGAAACCCTGGAAGGCGAAGCGGGCGACGCGCGGCTCAGGGAGATGTCAAACCAGTTCTGGACCGAGAACGCCTATGACGAAGGCGAGCCGGACCGCGTCGTGCTCTGCGTGGCGCTGAAGGCCGAGAAGAACGGCGTGCCAGTGTATCACAAGACATTCGTGATGGATGCGTGGGGCGACGCCCGCGGCACGGCGATGGCGCGGCTTGTGTCGATCCCGGTGGCGATGGCGGTAGAAGCCGTACTGGCGCGTGAAATCCCGGCAGGCGTCAGCCCGGCACCGCGTGATCCGAAACTTGTCGCGCGGTTCCTTGGCGAAGTTGAAAAGCTTGCACAACATCTGCAGGTGGTGGATCACGGCTGA
- a CDS encoding SemiSWEET family sugar transporter, whose amino-acid sequence MALYVGYLAALLGTICWIPQAWKAWMTRDTSGLSLPSNLMFLTTVTLWLIYGLMIGDWPLILANICSVTAMLLIVAAKLRFK is encoded by the coding sequence ATGGCGCTTTATGTCGGCTATCTGGCGGCATTGCTCGGTACGATCTGCTGGATACCCCAAGCCTGGAAAGCCTGGATGACGCGCGATACATCGGGCCTGTCGCTGCCGTCTAATCTGATGTTTCTCACAACGGTCACCCTTTGGCTGATCTACGGCTTGATGATTGGTGACTGGCCGTTGATACTTGCCAATATCTGCTCGGTCACGGCGATGCTCCTGATCGTCGCGGCGAAATTGCGTTTCAAATAG